The genomic DNA AACCCTGTCGCGCCCACTAGCTGCAACCCAGAAAGCGCGGTGAAGGGCTGCCATTCCACGAACAGCGAACCAACCCCGCCAAGCCCCGTCACACCGACCGCTGCGACAAGGGCGACAAAGACAGACGGCACGCTACGCGACATCCTGCGCACCGCGATATCACGCAATGTGACACAGGCCACCGCCCCGAGCGCATAAAGGCTATATGCACTGAAATCCGCGCCACCCGGCTGGATAATCAAAAGAACACCGCAAAAACCGACGATAATAGCCGAAAGCCTGCGCCAACCCAAAGGCTCGCGCAGGAAAAGCGCCGCCGCCAAAGCAACCGAGAGCGGTAGGACTTGCAAGATCGCGCTGACATTCGCGATGGGCATGTTGAACAACGCGGTCAGAAAAAAATAGGTGCCGCCGATCTCGCCCATGGTCCGCAGGATCACGAGCCCCCAATCCCGCGCGGGGAATGTAAAGCGCAGCTGCCCCAGCAGCTTGCACATAAAGACAAGGAATACGATCGCCCCGAGACCGCGGATGAAGATGGCCTGAAACAACGGAATTTCATCCGCCAACGACTTCATAAAAGCATCGTTAAGCGTAAAGGCGCACATCGCCCCTATCATCAGAAGCGCGCCGCGAATATTGTCTGATACCATCGGCATGGTGTTGGCGTATCAGCGCGTATGACACCTGACCAGCGTTATCGTAGGACGTGCACCGCACATTTGGCATGGCGCACCACTTTGGCCGCAGTGGACCCCAGCAGATAGTCCTGCATGCCCGGCTGATGGCTGGCGACGATGATCAGATCAACAGCGTTCTTTTCGGCAAAATCCAGGATGGTGCGGGAGGCATGCCCATCCACAACAACTGCGGTCGCGTTGTCGACATCCGCCACCAAGGATTTGAGGGTCTCGACCATCTCGGCCTTCGCTCCCTCCAAATGGCCCGGAGGAAGGTACTGCATCGCATATTGCGGAAGCTGCTCGATCACGTGCAGACAGGTGATTGCACCGCCCTCGCCGCACAGGGCCGTAGCGATTTCCATCGCGCCTTTGGCATTGCGGTCGGCTTCGAATGAGACGGGAACAAGGATATTCTTGTACATGGTGTGT from Yoonia rosea includes the following:
- a CDS encoding DMT family transporter; this encodes MPMVSDNIRGALLMIGAMCAFTLNDAFMKSLADEIPLFQAIFIRGLGAIVFLVFMCKLLGQLRFTFPARDWGLVILRTMGEIGGTYFFLTALFNMPIANVSAILQVLPLSVALAAALFLREPLGWRRLSAIIVGFCGVLLIIQPGGADFSAYSLYALGAVACVTLRDIAVRRMSRSVPSVFVALVAAVGVTGLGGVGSLFVEWQPFTALSGLQLVGATGFLIFGYIASVSAMRFGDIAFVAPFRYTSLLVALVLGVLVFGEWPNALALTGGVIVVATGLFTLYRETKLRIRTRMVPDRIR
- a CDS encoding universal stress protein, translating into MYKNILVPVSFEADRNAKGAMEIATALCGEGGAITCLHVIEQLPQYAMQYLPPGHLEGAKAEMVETLKSLVADVDNATAVVVDGHASRTILDFAEKNAVDLIIVASHQPGMQDYLLGSTAAKVVRHAKCAVHVLR